The following nucleotide sequence is from Zea mays cultivar B73 chromosome 1, Zm-B73-REFERENCE-NAM-5.0, whole genome shotgun sequence.
TCGGGGATTTTTTCGACCGGGACCatatttcggtctcttcttaatataataccgggacgGCGGTATTTCCCTCCCTGGCCGAGTTTTTTTATCCATTATATACTCTCTGCCCCAAATAGAATGTAGTTGTAGGGTTGGAATTAGTCAAAACTTTTTTTTAACTTTGACCAAGTTTATAAAATATAATATCAATATTTATTTTTTCAAATAGGTTTACTATAAAATATATTTTATAGTTAGTCTACTGATACTTTTTTGGCATCATcaatattagtattttattgtataaaTTTAGTCAAATTTAAATTTGTTTGACTCAGGAATTGAGAATTGCATTCTTTTTGGGATGAAGGGAGTACCATTTTTCATATCGATAAATATCTCAAGTACTTTGAAGATAGTTCAATCTTTGTTTTTGTTACATCTTATTATCGACAAACATTCTTTTTGGGCTTGGTGTTTATGGCTTCATCGTAATAAGACGGTTTTTGATGGTGTCAGACCTTCCATTCATGGAATAAAAACAGTTTTTTTGGATGAGTTTGACTGTTTGAGTGTTGGAGGCTTGCCGGTGCTAGACATCTTGAGGCTTTGGGTCCTGGTGCTGCAATTTTTAGGTCAAGGGTTCTTTTGGGTGATTAGTGAAGAGCAGTTGTGTGTGTggtctgctggcactttttgctgTTCTTCTTTTGCGTACTGCTGTTTTCATGCGCAGAAGGAGGCTGCAGTTCTGTGCGCAGCAGGAATTGGTGGTCTTGTGTTTTGCCTATTTTGGCATTGTACTTTGGTCCATTTTGGACTGTTTTTTTCTCTTAATTtaatgatgcgcagctctccCGCGCGTTCACGAAAAAAAAACATCTTATTATAACCAATTCCCAAATACTTTATAGATTTGAACGTTGAGACATGCCCTAAAGTTTTGAATTTTCACAGTGAGTGGCGAGGAAACACTCCCAAAATATAACAGGCAATGCCCATCCACTGAATACTTTCAGAGCCTTTCATAAATATACCGCGTTATTCTCATGTTTCTTTGCTCCAGACAGAATCCATAATCCACGCTAGTTAATTTTTAAAGATGTTCCATGATGGGCTAGTGTAGATACTCATCTAGCGAAATTTCTGGTGTGAAGAATTTGCAGAACTAGCTGTATAGAATTTTAGTTTATTAAATACTCCATTACAAATGATAAGACATTTTGATTTTTCTAGATGCATTGCTTTTATCATGTATTCAGACATAGTGTAAATCTAAGTCCATAGCAAAATCTACGTATCTAGAAATGCTAAACcgtcttataatttggaataGAGGGAGTATAAAACCAATCTGTTCTGTATGTTGATGTTTTAGATACCTATCCGACCGTTATTGGAGCCTTCTACTGATGAATATTAATAACAGGAGTAATTAATAATTTAATATAATAATAAAGTTAATAATTGTTGCTATCATAGTTTTCAGATCGCTTGATCGAAGCCATTGGGCGATCAGGCGATTAGTCGCGATTAGGCGTCGATCAGGGCGATTAGTCGCCCCTGATCGACCCTAATCGCCCCCTGGTTATATATAGACATATAGTCATATATAACACTATATATAGATATATACTTATATATAGTATAGAGGCTTTCAGCAGTATAAATGCTTAAATAGTCCATAACAGCACAACAATATCAATATTCAATTTCAATACTGTTAGAcagtgtgtgtgtgagtgtgtgtgggccggcaccactgttgggttGCTCAGCTGCTGTTAATGACAGATAAGCTCCATATCCTTTGGACTGGGCGACCTTTGGTCTACCCAGGCCGCATCTGAAGGGACTGGCCAACTGGGCGTCCTTTGGCCTCCCTAGACAACATTTAAGCCTAAAATGGCTTTTGGACTGCCAGGCTTATCGGCTGATCGCCCAACACGGCGATTAATCGCTATAAATCGCGATTAGGTGGATGATAAGGGCGATCAGCTACCCTGATCGAATTGCTACCTCTTATCAAGCACTAACAACCGATCAGACCGACTAATCGCGATAAGTTGGACGATATGTAATCAGTGGTTGCTATTATTAATACCTGTTTATACTTATAAATAGTTTTCTGTTTTCCCTCTGTGTGTTCTTCCTGGTTTTGAGGTCTAGCCTACATGGACTTGTCTGGAACTAAAATGCTTTGTTAGTGTTGTCTAtgtgaaagggcctctagctgagttgattagagtttgagtagcactcctcatgtCCTGCATTTGActcccgtgggagcgaattttagGTCGGAGTTCAAAAAAACCCCAGCCTTGGCTGCAGTCGTTTTCACATGGGCTGCAGTCGTTTCCAcatgggtggggcaggggttcggtGCTCGCCTGCTGggggggctgtcttaccccctAGGTCTAGTTTTTTTTTTGGTTAGTGCTGTCTGCCAATGACAAACAAAAAAGGGCAGATCCAGTGCTAGAGGCTCCCACATGAATGGGATATGGGAaagggataaaccgaggcaagATTTTCTCCTGCAAATACGGAGACACTGCTTCGAACTCATGACCTGGTGATTCAGTGAGACAGCTCTTACAATGACTAAATGATTTCTTTTTTTCTTCCATTGATATAATTCAACTCTTTACTGCTCTGTACAATTTACTTGTCTTATTTCTGTTACTTCTAGTATCTTTGATGTTATTTTTAAAAGAGATATGCCCTTATAAGAATTAAAGCGTAACATTCGATAAATATTTCCAGGTATGGTCAGTTTGACAGTGCAAAAGAAACTTTTGAGGTTATTACAGATCACGAGAGCATGCTGGATCTATTTATTTGTCACCTGAACCCAAGTGCATTGCGACGCCTTGCACAAAAGTTAGAGGAATCTGCTACAGATTCTGAGCTGAGGCGATACCTTGAGAGAATATTAAGAGTTCGTTCGACTGGATGGACACAGGGTGTATTCGCCAATTTTGCTGCTGAAAGTATGGTTCCTAAAGGCCCTGAATGGGCAGGAGGAAACTGGGAGATCAAAACACCTACCAACATTAAGAATATACCTCAGTGGGAGCTTGCAGGAGAAGTCATGCCTTATATGAAGACAACTGATGCTGGTATCCCATCTGTTGTTGCAGATCATATTGGTGTGTACCTgggtgtgatgaaaggaaggggtaATGTTGTGGAAGTAAGTGAAAAGAGTTTGGTTAAAGCTATAGCTGCAGCTAGCAGTGAGAACACACAGCCGGTGTCTTCTGCATCAGCAGAGAAAAGTAAGGCAATTCCTCGTGGTGATTCGGTTGGTGATACTTTGGCAAGGCAACTGGGAGTCCAGATTGCATCTTCTGATGAACAGGCAAAAGCTGCCGAGGACTTCAAGAAGACTTTATATGGTGTTGTTGATGATGGAAGTAGTGATGAAGACGAGTCAACCTCAAAGACTAAAAAGATACATATAAGGATACGTGATAAACCGGCTGCACCTACTGTAGATGTCAACAAATTGAAAGAAGCCACTAAACAGCTAGGCTTGGGTCCTCCGCTGAGTAGGACAAGGTCATTATCAGGGACACCTCAAGACTTCAATCAGGCTCCTACACAACCAGGAGGTCCAGCCGCAGCTGTTTCCCCAGCAATGCCAAATTCTGCGATTGATTTATTTGGAACAAATACTTTAGTGCAGCCGCAAGCACCCTCTAGTTCCACAGGTCCTGTTATTGCAGGCATGGGAGTGACGGCTGGGCCGATCCCTGAGGACTTCTTCCAGAACACTATTCCATCGCATCAACTTGCGGCTCAACTACCTCCTCCTGGAATAGTCCTGTCACGGATGGCTCAACCCGCTCCTGGCATTGAACAAGGCCGACCAGTACCTAATCAAATGATGGCTAATGTTGGTCTTCCAGATGATGGGGTGCCACCACAAGCACCACCGCAGCAGTCCCAGTTTCCTCCGCAGCAGTCCCAGTTTCCTCAGCAACCAGGCATTCCTATGGATTCTATTGGCCTGCCTGATGGTGGTGTCCCCCCACAGAGTCAGCCACTTCCTTCACAAGGCCAGTTTCTTCCTTCACAGGCACAGGGCTTTCAACttggtattcctgctccatcacaACCAATTGATCTCAGCGCTCTCGAGGGTCCTGGAGCGGCGAAGCAAGCTGCTCGCCCTCCAGCACCTACTGCTGTGCGGCCTGGCCAGGTACTGTGTATTTCCTGAAGAGATCTGATGGGTCTGGACTGCTTTCCTAGTTTCCTAGACACCGTATTCCATTGTTACAGGTACCACGCGGGGCCCCTGCTGCAGAATGCTACAAGATGgctcttgctcatcttgagcagaaTCAGCTTACCGATGCACTATCTTGTTTGGACGAAGCATTCTTAGCCCTTGCAAAGGACCAGTCACGTGAAGCCGACATCAAAGCGCAGGCCACCATTTGTGCTCAGTACAAGATCGCAGTTGCTCTGCTGCAGGTAAAATTTGTTTTGTCAACTGCATCCAGCGAGGAATACGTCTGTGGTTAAGACCAACTCGCAAGTCGTTCACCTCTAACCGTTGAGATTCTTGCCTGAGCTTAGCATCCTTTGTTTCCGCGCAGGAAATTGCTCGTCTGCAAAGGGTTCAAGGAGCTGGTGCTCTCAGTGCGAAGGAGGAAATGGCCAGGCTATCTCGGCACCTTGCTTCCCTGCCCATCCAGGCCAAGCACAGGATCAACTGCATCAGGACCGCCATCAAGCGGAACATGGAGGTCCAGAACTACGCCTACGCCAAGCAGATGCTGGACCTCCTCTACTCCAAGGCGCCCCCGACGAAGCAGGACGAGCTCAAGAGCCTGATCGACATGTGCGTCCAGAGGGGCCTGACGAACAAATCCATCGACCCGTTCGAGGACCCCTCGCAGTTCTGCTCCGTGACCCTCAGCCGGCTGTCGACCATCGGCCACGACGTGTGCGACCTCTGCGGCGCCAAGTTCTCGGCGCTCTCCGCACCCGGTTGCGTCATCTGTGGCATGGGGAGCATCAAGAGATCCGACGCCCTCGCTGGTGGGCCTGGACCCGTGCCGTCACCTTTCGGCTGAAGGTCGAGTCTGCTCCTTTCGTCCTCCATCGGTCCTGATATTGTATCTATAGTGTTCAGTTTGCGTTCATTACATTCGATTCGTTGCAGCTTGTATTGTATGTAGCCTTTTTGACGTGTAGCACGCTTGGTGTTGAGAGCAATGTACACCTGTACTGTTGGGTTGGTTGTGATTATACACGCGGTTTTTTTTGGAGCTAGCAATGTAAGGTGCATGTGCATATCTGAGACGCGAACGTCGACGTGAAACGTTCTAGTCTCCATAGTTGGTAAATACAGTTACTGCAGAAACTCGCATCTATACGATAATAACAGTGATAGAGAGACCTAAGGGATTAATTGAATGGATTTAAATCTCTATCAAGTCAAAATTTACTTAATTTTTTAATGCCATTCAATCTATATGGATTGAATGGAAATAACGGAAAGGCCCTACGTAGATCCAGCCGTGGATTCCAGTTGGAACGTACTGTAGTAGTAGTAGACAGTAAAACAGTCATACTGAACGGGGTATCACGGGGCATATAACTTTATCGGTGTCTGTGCTGCCGGCGTATCTGCGAGGCCGCGGGCGTGAGTGCGTGACCGCCCACGCGCGCGAACCCCGCTTACCGCCAGCGCGGCCTGGAGCGTCACGGGTTCTGGGATGAACCAGGGACGGGGGCCCCGGCCCCCGGGTCTGCTGGATGAAGTAACGACCGTTTTATCCTAGTACTTGACGTGCAGTACATCACGCACCCACATGAAGCAGAAGCAGAACCAGATACGGCTTGCTGCTGCGCGCCGCGGCCCAGGACGGCCGTGTCCCCTTCTCGGCGGACATTAATTGCGGCATCGTCCTACGCAGGGACCGTACAGTCACGTCGGCTAACCGCGCGACACGTCGGTCGCTCTCCAGAGGCTTCCAGACCCCAGTCGGGTCGGGGGCCGTGGCGTCTGTGTGACTGTCTGTGTGTGTGGGGGTGGGGCGGTGCTGTGCTATGAATACAAAGCAGTCCGGGCACGAGCGGGCGgcactcctctccctccctcactCACTAAGCCAAAGCTGACAGCAGCATACAAGCACCAGCAGAGCTCTTGCCGATGGCGGTGGCCAAGCCCCCGCTTCAGACGGCCgcggtcctcctcctcctcctcctggtcGTCGCGGCCGCGTCGTGGCTCCAGACCGTCGACGCCGCTTCAGGTACGTACTACTACCTAGTAGTACCTAGCTAGGCGGTCGCCGGCCGTGTCTGACGCCGGCGCATATATGCTGCAGGGTTCTGCTCGAGCAAGTGCAGCGTCCGGTGCGGGCGGGcggcgagcgcgcgggcgcggggcgcgTGCATGAGGTCCTGCGGCCTCTGCTGCGAGGAGTGCAACTGCGTGCCCACGCGGCCGCCGCGCGACGTCAACGAGTGCCCCTGCTACCGCGACATGCTCACCGCCGGCCCCAGGAAGAGGCCCAAGTGCCCCTGAGGCCGGCTCACACACGGCGCAACCCAAGACACGTGCTCCATGGGACTGCCACTGCTTTGCCTGCAACTGCGATCCGATCCATGCTGATGGGCCAGGCAACCTGTTATGCTATCCCTACCCTACTACTACGTATTTGTGTACGTACGTATCTTTGTATGCATCGCGCGTCCGTGTGATCTATAATATATAATCTGCTACCAGGTCCCGTCAGATGTACTGTTAGTGATAAGCTGAGCGACTAGAGAGGTACTGAATCCTCAGTAGTTGGTAGAACGGGCTGTTCCTCGGGACAGTGTGTGTCATGGTTAGGCTGCCTGTACTAATTAATGTACATGAACTATtgtgctatatatatatattgtcatAAACGCATTACGCATGTATGTAAAATACCAATTTTTTTTACCTTTTGACGGTTCCATTCCACCGTCGCCTTGCGTAAGCAGCAAGGGATAATGATGCTGGTGGATAAAACTTATCTGCCAGAGGCAAATAACACGCTATAAACCTCCGACGCGGAGCCAGCCAGTAGCCAGTCACCTCCTTCACCGCGCTCGCCCTTCTTTATAACACACAAGGTGTGTATACGTGGCCGTGGGGTGGTGCAGATGGGATTAGCCATTTCGAAGATAATCCAATGAAGAGCATTCTAAGGGGAAGGGATGCATGGGATATTTGTAACGCACCTTGTACGTTTATGTTTCTCTGTATTTCTGTAGGATGTTGGAGAAGCTATTTGGTAGCTAACTCGATCTATTTATTTATGCTGAAAGTTCTACCAGCATCCAATCCGTAGCTCTGTAAGAAGAACCGTTGCAGATACTCTTAGCGGGTCACTACGGGCAGCACTAACATGCACGCACCCACAAGAATAGGTACGGCTGGCTGCTGCCTCCTCGGCCCACAAT
It contains:
- the LOC100284720 gene encoding Snakin-1-like precursor (The RefSeq protein has 1 substitution compared to this genomic sequence), giving the protein MAVAKPPLQTAAVLLLLLLVVAAASWLQTVDAASGFCSGKCSVRCGRAASARARGACMRSCGLCCEECNCVPTRPPRDVNECPCYRDMLTAGPRKRPKCP